In a genomic window of Erinaceus europaeus chromosome 12, mEriEur2.1, whole genome shotgun sequence:
- the LOC132541932 gene encoding keratin-associated protein 4-1-like gives MVNSRSGSVCSDHCGQGLCEENCRPTCCQTTCCQTTCCRPSCGISSGCGVTSGCGGSSSCCRPIICQITCRPTCGVSSGCGGSSSCCRPVCCQTTCRPTCGVFSGCGRSSSCCHPISCQTTCRPTCGVSSGCGGSSSCCHPIICQTTCRPTCGVSSGCGGSSSCCHPISCQTTCRPTCGVSSGCGGSSSCCHPISCQTTCRPTCGVSSGCGGSSSCCRPISCQTTCHPTCGVSSSCCRPICLQTTCFGTTCSRPSCDEPSC, from the coding sequence aTGGTCAACTCCCGTTCTGGCTCTGTCTGTTCTGACCATTGTGGTCAAGGACTCTGTGAAGAGAACTGTCGCCCAACCTGCTGCCAGACTACGTGCTGTCAAACCACCTGTTGTCGTCCCAGCTGTGGTATATCCTCTGGCTGTGGCGTGACCTCTGGCTGTGGCGGGTCCTCCAGCTGTTGCCGTCCCATTATCTGCCAGATCACCTGCCGCCCCACCTGTGGTGTGTCCTCTGGTTGTGGTGGGTCCTCCAGTTGCTGCCGCCCTGTCTGCTGCCAAACCACCTGCCGCCCCACTTGTGGTGTGTTCTCTGGCTGTGGTAGGTCCTCCAGCTGCTGCCATCCCATTAGCTGTCAGACCACCTGCCGCCCCACCTGTGGTGTGTCCTCTGGTTGTGGTGGGTCCTCCAGCTGCTGCCATCCAATTATCTGCCAGACCACCTGCCGCCCCACCTGTGGTGTGTCCTCTGGTTGTGGTGGGTCCTCCAGCTGCTGCCATCCCATTAGCTGCCAGACCACCTGCCGCCCCACCTGTGGTGTGTCCTCTGGTTGTGGTGGGTCCTCCAGCTGCTGCCATCCCATTAGCTGCCAGACCACCTGCCGCCCCACCTGTGGTGTGTCCTCTGGTTGTGGTGGGTCCTCCAGCTGCTGCCGTCCCATTAGCTGCCAGACCACCTGCCACCCCACCTGTGGTGTGTCCTCCAGTTGCTGTCGCCCCATCTGCCTCCAGACCACCTGTTTTGGTACAACTTGCAGCCGCCCCTCCTGCGATGAACCATCTTGTTAA